Proteins encoded by one window of Marixanthomonas sp. SCSIO 43207:
- a CDS encoding SusD/RagB family nutrient-binding outer membrane lipoprotein yields the protein MKKILIATMFFAISSAFISCSEDIEDYNKNPNAPEVVPTNTVFNRATKLYTDVMRSSFNSGRLTLNWVEYWGQTAYADEDRYLFRETSVESIYSNLYLAANEFKTIIDINADPDTAGEASAVGANANQIAASRIMLAYLFHKLTDSFGDVPYYSYGSDDPEFQALNVDEFQSPVFATQEKIYADLLKELREAADMIVLSEPVFISGDNIFDGDASKWKKFANSLILRVATRVKSTNAGLANSAISAAINDGVMTSNADNAAQAYGETDLESSPWWSAFISRTDFAVAHPFVNLLKGETGNFGPDPRLFKMAAPKTVTISQIKADDYEESTNYDDYEGVPYAFESLNQLGAATFSYPSSNVLKPDYSEVLMEYAEVAFLLSENNNFSQAEYENGVRASMEKWGVASADVDAFVANLPAANRANVLNQKYVALYMQSHEAFAEYRRTGFPDVLFLPGETYTLPTEQADDANVTSYTFQPAVNATDLPYRLTYPVSIQTLNGANRQQAVSGLSNGDTILSKLFWDNN from the coding sequence ATGAAAAAGATATTAATTGCAACAATGTTCTTCGCAATCTCCTCTGCATTTATTTCGTGTAGTGAAGATATTGAAGACTATAACAAGAACCCTAACGCACCGGAAGTTGTACCAACAAATACAGTTTTCAACAGAGCTACAAAACTATATACAGATGTAATGCGTAGTTCATTCAACAGCGGTAGATTAACATTAAACTGGGTTGAATATTGGGGGCAAACTGCCTACGCAGATGAAGATCGCTATTTATTTAGAGAAACATCTGTAGAGAGCATTTACTCAAACCTTTATTTAGCTGCTAATGAGTTTAAAACTATTATTGATATAAACGCAGACCCAGATACTGCAGGAGAAGCTTCTGCAGTTGGTGCTAACGCAAATCAAATTGCAGCATCAAGAATTATGCTGGCGTATCTTTTCCATAAACTAACTGATAGTTTTGGAGATGTGCCTTATTACTCATATGGTAGTGATGACCCAGAATTCCAAGCTCTTAATGTGGACGAATTCCAATCACCTGTTTTTGCAACTCAAGAAAAGATTTACGCAGATTTATTAAAAGAATTGAGAGAAGCAGCAGATATGATTGTTTTATCTGAACCTGTATTTATCAGTGGAGATAATATTTTTGATGGTGATGCATCAAAGTGGAAAAAGTTTGCAAACTCTTTAATTTTAAGAGTAGCTACAAGAGTTAAATCTACAAATGCTGGATTAGCTAATAGCGCAATTTCTGCAGCTATAAACGATGGTGTAATGACATCAAATGCTGATAATGCCGCACAAGCTTATGGAGAGACAGATCTTGAATCATCTCCTTGGTGGTCAGCCTTTATTAGTAGAACAGATTTTGCTGTAGCGCACCCGTTTGTAAACCTATTAAAAGGTGAAACAGGTAATTTTGGTCCAGACCCAAGATTATTTAAAATGGCAGCTCCAAAAACTGTTACAATATCTCAAATTAAGGCAGATGATTATGAAGAAAGCACAAATTATGATGACTACGAAGGTGTACCTTACGCTTTTGAATCATTAAATCAACTTGGTGCTGCTACATTTTCATATCCAAGTAGCAATGTATTAAAGCCAGATTACAGTGAAGTTTTAATGGAATATGCTGAAGTTGCTTTCTTACTTTCAGAAAATAACAACTTTAGTCAAGCTGAATATGAAAATGGTGTAAGAGCTTCTATGGAAAAATGGGGTGTTGCAAGTGCAGACGTTGATGCCTTTGTTGCTAATTTACCAGCAGCAAACCGTGCCAATGTTTTAAACCAAAAGTATGTTGCACTTTATATGCAATCACACGAAGCATTTGCTGAGTACAGAAGAACTGGATTCCCTGATGTATTATTCTTGCCAGGTGAAACGTATACATTACCAACTGAACAAGCTGATGATGCTAATGTAACATCATATACTTTCCAACCTGCAGTTAATGCAACAGATCTTCCTTACAGATTAACGTATCCTGTAAGTATCCAAACTTTAAATGGTGCTAATAGACAGCAAGCTGTTTCTGGATTAAGTAATGGTGATACCATTTTAAGTAAGTTATTCTGGGATAACAACTAA
- a CDS encoding GatB/YqeY domain-containing protein, which yields MSLQKQVMEAMKVAMKEKDANALEALRSVKSAILVAQTESGAKKDLTEEEEIKLVQKQVKQRKDSAAIYQEQGREDLAEPELKQAAIIEQFLPEQLSEEEIAKVVDSIIEKTGANSMKDMGKVMGMANKELAGQADGKTISSIVKQRLA from the coding sequence ATGAGCTTACAAAAGCAAGTTATGGAGGCTATGAAGGTAGCCATGAAAGAAAAAGACGCAAATGCATTAGAAGCTTTGCGATCTGTTAAATCTGCAATCTTAGTAGCCCAGACTGAAAGTGGTGCTAAAAAAGATTTGACTGAAGAAGAAGAAATAAAACTTGTTCAAAAACAAGTTAAGCAAAGAAAAGATAGCGCAGCTATTTATCAAGAACAGGGTAGGGAAGATCTAGCTGAACCTGAACTTAAACAAGCAGCTATTATAGAACAGTTTTTACCAGAACAATTAAGCGAAGAAGAGATAGCTAAGGTCGTTGATTCTATTATTGAAAAAACCGGTGCAAACTCTATGAAAGATATGGGTAAAGTTATGGGAATGGCAAATAAAGAACTTGCTGGTCAAGCAGATGGTAAGACTATTTCAAGTATAGTTAAACAGCGATTGGCTTAG
- the ftsZ gene encoding cell division protein FtsZ yields the protein MSSNTDFDNISFDLPKNQSNVIKVIGVGGGGSNAINHMFNQGIKGVDFVICNTDAQALENSSVPIKIQLGVSLTEGLGAGANPQIGEQSAMESMEEIKSMLTTNTKMIFITAGMGGGTGTGAAPIIAKMAKELDILTVGIVTIPFQFEGKTRNEQAQIGVEKLRQNCDSLIVINNNKLREVYGNLGFKAGFSKADEVLATAARGIAEVITHHYTQNIDLRDAKTVLANSGTAIMGSASASGANRASEAIGKALDSPLLNDNKIKGAKNVLLLIVSGTEEITIDEIGEINDHIQDEAGHSANIIMGVGEDSELQGAIGITVIATGFNAEQQDDIVNTETKKIIHTLEEEQKAEQDLSVKRGATPVELPKQKEPIREEKPIIKHTLFEEEEVEEKMPPISEVKKTNSDSNIPFEGYVETSELIKNIDVSYEEIDIHHIAEFEQLVINEMDVNDFVIVEPKEEKKEQPQSVSESSKRKHTASESDEQMLMFDLPVKPSQETPKRFQLSEDEQETLTSDVEDIEVNEHVEVIPVTEFSNKGIKRYSLDDYQEKEDELTQAKPNAKNEKAAEEELQFEKKTVTPQKENESQDDSEQVDPLNSPISKLLKERTEERKRKMKDFNYKFRNNSSRIEDIENQPAYKRMGIDLSEKDTDNSISRTSVSGDDDDIELRSNNSFLHDNVD from the coding sequence ATGAGTAGCAACACAGATTTTGATAACATTTCGTTTGATTTGCCAAAAAACCAATCAAACGTCATAAAGGTAATTGGCGTTGGAGGCGGTGGAAGCAATGCCATCAATCACATGTTTAACCAAGGGATAAAAGGGGTAGATTTTGTGATATGTAATACAGATGCACAAGCTTTAGAAAATAGCTCAGTTCCTATTAAAATTCAGTTAGGTGTTTCCTTAACTGAAGGACTAGGAGCGGGAGCCAATCCGCAAATTGGCGAACAATCTGCTATGGAGAGTATGGAAGAAATCAAGTCTATGCTTACCACAAATACCAAAATGATATTTATTACAGCTGGTATGGGCGGTGGTACAGGTACAGGAGCGGCCCCTATTATTGCCAAAATGGCCAAAGAGCTTGATATTTTGACAGTAGGTATTGTAACCATTCCATTTCAGTTTGAGGGTAAAACACGTAACGAGCAAGCACAAATAGGTGTAGAAAAATTACGTCAAAATTGTGACTCACTCATTGTAATTAACAACAATAAACTACGTGAAGTTTATGGAAACCTTGGTTTTAAAGCCGGTTTCTCAAAAGCAGATGAAGTACTTGCCACCGCTGCTCGTGGTATAGCCGAAGTAATTACACACCACTACACACAAAATATTGACTTGCGAGATGCAAAAACAGTATTGGCAAATAGCGGTACAGCAATTATGGGTAGTGCAAGTGCAAGCGGAGCAAACCGTGCAAGTGAGGCCATAGGAAAAGCATTAGATTCACCATTATTAAATGATAATAAAATTAAAGGAGCCAAAAACGTATTGTTGCTTATCGTTTCAGGAACCGAAGAAATTACCATTGATGAAATAGGCGAAATTAATGACCATATTCAAGATGAAGCTGGGCATAGCGCAAACATAATTATGGGTGTTGGTGAAGATTCAGAATTACAAGGAGCCATTGGCATTACAGTAATTGCAACTGGTTTTAATGCAGAACAACAAGACGATATTGTAAATACTGAAACAAAAAAAATCATTCATACCCTTGAGGAAGAACAAAAAGCCGAACAAGACTTATCCGTTAAACGCGGAGCGACACCGGTAGAATTACCTAAGCAGAAAGAACCTATAAGAGAAGAAAAACCAATCATCAAGCATACTTTATTTGAAGAAGAAGAGGTTGAGGAAAAAATGCCTCCTATTTCTGAAGTAAAGAAAACCAATTCAGATTCAAACATTCCTTTTGAGGGCTATGTTGAAACTTCAGAATTGATAAAAAACATTGATGTTTCTTATGAAGAAATTGATATTCATCACATTGCAGAGTTTGAACAACTTGTTATTAATGAAATGGATGTAAATGATTTTGTAATTGTTGAACCTAAGGAAGAAAAGAAAGAACAACCACAATCAGTTTCAGAAAGCTCTAAGAGAAAACATACAGCATCAGAAAGTGATGAGCAAATGTTGATGTTTGATCTCCCTGTAAAGCCGTCTCAAGAAACGCCTAAAAGATTTCAATTGTCTGAAGACGAACAAGAAACTTTAACTTCAGATGTAGAAGATATAGAGGTAAATGAACACGTAGAAGTAATTCCTGTTACCGAGTTTTCAAACAAAGGCATAAAGCGTTACAGTCTTGATGATTATCAAGAAAAAGAAGACGAATTAACACAAGCAAAGCCCAACGCCAAAAACGAAAAGGCTGCCGAAGAAGAATTACAATTTGAAAAGAAAACGGTAACACCTCAAAAGGAAAATGAAAGTCAAGATGATTCAGAGCAGGTTGACCCGTTAAATTCGCCAATTTCAAAACTCCTTAAAGAACGAACAGAGGAGCGTAAAAGAAAAATGAAAGATTTTAACTATAAATTCAGAAATAACTCTTCTCGTATTGAAGATATAGAAAATCAACCTGCTTACAAGCGTATGGGTATTGATTTATCTGAAAAAGATACAGATAATTCTATATCAAGAACTTCGGTAAGTGGTGATGATGATGATATTGAGCTAAGAAGTAATAACTCATTTTTACATGATAATGTAGATTAA